A single Triticum dicoccoides isolate Atlit2015 ecotype Zavitan chromosome 2A, WEW_v2.0, whole genome shotgun sequence DNA region contains:
- the LOC119356762 gene encoding peroxidase 50-like, producing the protein MARAFLPSGLVAVVALACLADAAAAQLRQNYYASSCPSAESTVRSVISQHVQQSFAVAPGTLRLFFHDCFVRGCDASVMLMAANGDDESHSGADATLSPDAVEAINKAKAAVEALPGCAGKVSCADILAMAARDVVSLTGGPSYGVELGRLDGRSFSKSIVKHVLPGPGFDLNQLNALFASNGLTQFDMIALSGAHTIGVTHCDKFVRRIYTFKQRLRYNPPMNLDFLRSLRKVCPMNYPPTAFAMLDVTTPKTFDNAYFDNLRYQKGLLASDQVLFTDRRSRPTVNLFAANSTAFFDAFVAAMAKLGRIGVKTGSAGEVRRVCTAVN; encoded by the exons ATGGCGAGGGCATTCTTACCCTCCGGCCTCGTGGCGGTGGTCGCGCTCGCGTGCCTCGCCGACGCCGCGGCCGCGCAGCTGCGGCAGAACTACTACGCCAGCAGCTGCCCCAGCGCCGAGTCCACCGTGCGCTCCGTCATCTCGCAGCACGTCCAGCAGAGCTTCGCCGTCGCGCCCGGCACGCTCCGCCTCTTCTTTCACGACTGCTTCGTCCGG GGGTGCGACGCGTCGGTGATGCTGATGGCGGCGAACGGGGACGACGAGAGCCACAGCGGCGCGGACGCCACGCTGTCGCCGGACGCCGTGGAGGCCATCAACAAGGCCAAGGCCGCCGTCGAGGCGCTCCCCGGGTGCGCCGGCAAGGTCTCCTGCGCCGACATCCTCGCCATGGCCGCGCGCGACGTCGTCTCCCTG ACCGGCGGGCCGAGCTACGGcgtggagctgggccggctggacgGCAGGTCGTTCAGCAAGTCGATCGTGAAGCACGTCCTCCCGGGCCCCGGCTTCGACCTCAACCAGCTCAACGCGCTCTTCGCCAGCAACGGCCTCACCCAGTTCGACATGATCGCGCTCTCCG GTGCGCACACGATCGGGGTGACGCACTGCGACAAGTTCGTGCGTCGGATCTACACGTTCAAGCAGCGGCTGCGGTACAACCCGCCGATGAACCTCGACTTCCTGCGGTCGCTGCGCAAGGTGTGCCCCATGAACTACCCGCCCACGGCGTTCGCCATGCTGGACGTGACCACGCCCAAGACCTTCGACAACGCCTACTTCGACAACCTCCGGTACCAGAAGGGCCTGCTCGCCTCCGACCAGGTGCTCTTCACCGACCGCCGCTCCCGCCCCACCGTCAACCTCTTCGCCGCCAACTCCACCGCCTTCTTCGACGCCTTCGTCGCCGCCATGGCCAAGCTCGGCCGCATCGGGGTCAAGACCGGCTCCGCGGGCGAGGTGCGCCGGGTCTGCACCGCCGTCAACTAG
- the LOC119356763 gene encoding universal stress protein A-like protein isoform X1 encodes MAAQAAPPPPPEQKMMVAIDESECSHYALEWALRNLAPRRLILFTVQPFSPLSYLPAGSPRAVGPSVASPELIRSVTEHQRQLAQALVDKAKAICAEHGVDAETAIEVGDPKETICEAAEKLNVDLLILGSHSRGPIQRFFLGSVSNYCSHHAKCPVLVVKKKE; translated from the exons ATGGCCGCGcaggcggcgccgccgccgccgccggagcagaAGATGATGGTGGCGATCGACGAGAGCGAGTGCAGCCACTACGCGCTCGAGTGGGCCCTGCGCAACCTCGCGCCCCGCCGCCTCATCCTCTTCACCGTCCAGCCCTTCTCCCCCCTCAGCTACCTCCCCGCCGGCTCCCCGC GAGCAGTTGGCCCGTCGGTGGCGTCGCCGGAGCTCATCAGGTCCGTGACCGAGCACCAGCGGCAGCTCGCCCAGGCGCTCGTCGACAAGGCCAAGGCCATCTGCGCCGAACACGGG GTTGATGCAGAGACCGCCATCGAGGTGGGTGATCCCAAGGAAACCATATGCGAAGCTGCGGAGAAGTTGAATGTTGATCTGCTCATCCTGGGAAGCCACAGCCGAGGGCCTATACAGAG GTTTTTCCTTGGCAGTGTGAGCAACTACTGTAGCCACCATGCAAAGTGCCCAGTTCTTGTGGTGAAGAAGAAAGAATGA
- the LOC119356763 gene encoding universal stress protein A-like protein isoform X2, producing the protein MAAQAAPPPPPEQKMMVAIDESECSHYALEWALRNLAPRRLILFTVQPFSPLSYLPAGSPLGPSVASPELIRSVTEHQRQLAQALVDKAKAICAEHGVDAETAIEVGDPKETICEAAEKLNVDLLILGSHSRGPIQRFFLGSVSNYCSHHAKCPVLVVKKKE; encoded by the exons ATGGCCGCGcaggcggcgccgccgccgccgccggagcagaAGATGATGGTGGCGATCGACGAGAGCGAGTGCAGCCACTACGCGCTCGAGTGGGCCCTGCGCAACCTCGCGCCCCGCCGCCTCATCCTCTTCACCGTCCAGCCCTTCTCCCCCCTCAGCTACCTCCCCGCCGGCTCCCCGC TTGGCCCGTCGGTGGCGTCGCCGGAGCTCATCAGGTCCGTGACCGAGCACCAGCGGCAGCTCGCCCAGGCGCTCGTCGACAAGGCCAAGGCCATCTGCGCCGAACACGGG GTTGATGCAGAGACCGCCATCGAGGTGGGTGATCCCAAGGAAACCATATGCGAAGCTGCGGAGAAGTTGAATGTTGATCTGCTCATCCTGGGAAGCCACAGCCGAGGGCCTATACAGAG GTTTTTCCTTGGCAGTGTGAGCAACTACTGTAGCCACCATGCAAAGTGCCCAGTTCTTGTGGTGAAGAAGAAAGAATGA